A DNA window from Kitasatospora atroaurantiaca contains the following coding sequences:
- a CDS encoding c-type cytochrome: MKKLSARRRHPLAALVVLLLALAATGGLYAAFAPAEKAQADTSAQSLAIDEGKKLFAVGCSSCHGLNGQGSTDGPSLVGVGSAAVDFQVGTGRMPAQQPGAQVPRKKVIYNQAEIDQLAAYVASLGPGPVTPTKEQYTSTNPDDVSKGGELFRTNCAQCHNFAGQGGALTKGKYAPSLESVDAKHIYEAMQTGPQNMPSFPDTTMPEEQKKQIVAFVRHTANDEPNPGGLTLGSLGPVTEGLFGWIFGLGALIAVAIWVAAHTTKAKKS; the protein is encoded by the coding sequence GTGAAAAAGCTCTCCGCACGACGGCGCCACCCACTGGCGGCGCTGGTCGTCCTACTTCTCGCCCTGGCGGCCACCGGGGGGCTGTACGCCGCGTTCGCGCCCGCCGAGAAGGCGCAGGCCGACACCTCGGCGCAGTCGCTCGCGATCGATGAGGGCAAGAAGCTCTTCGCCGTGGGCTGCTCCTCCTGCCACGGCCTGAACGGCCAGGGCTCCACCGACGGTCCGAGCCTGGTCGGCGTCGGCTCCGCCGCCGTCGACTTCCAGGTCGGCACCGGCCGTATGCCCGCGCAGCAGCCGGGCGCCCAGGTCCCGCGCAAGAAGGTCATCTACAACCAGGCCGAGATCGACCAGCTGGCCGCGTACGTGGCCTCGCTCGGCCCCGGCCCGGTGACGCCGACCAAGGAGCAGTACACCTCCACCAACCCGGACGACGTGTCCAAGGGTGGCGAGCTGTTCCGCACCAACTGCGCCCAGTGCCACAACTTCGCCGGCCAGGGCGGTGCCCTGACCAAGGGCAAGTACGCCCCCTCCCTGGAGAGTGTCGACGCCAAGCACATCTACGAGGCCATGCAGACCGGCCCGCAGAACATGCCGTCGTTCCCCGACACCACCATGCCGGAGGAGCAGAAGAAGCAGATCGTGGCCTTCGTCCGCCACACCGCCAACGATGAGCCCAACCCCGGTGGTCTGACCCTGGGCAGCCTCGGTCCGGTGACCGAGGGTCTGTTCGGCTGGATCTTCGGTCTCGGCGCTCTCATCGCGGTCGCGATCTGGGTCGCCGCCCACACCACCAAGGCCAAGAAGTCATGA
- a CDS encoding ubiquinol-cytochrome c reductase iron-sulfur subunit, with protein sequence MPEEKLPEAHDASQGHEVAPHSDPFADPGLPAHEPRRTDIDERAAKRAERQVSLMFVVSMLATIGFIASYVIFPIDKIVFIFPIGHVSALNFALGLTLGVALFCIGAGAVHWARTLMSDHELPAERHPIEADDEVRNDVIEQFKTGAAESGFGRRKMIRNTLIGSMALVPLSGVVLLRDLGPLPEKKLDHTGWQKATPANPIPLINMNTNEPMKAEDIVIGSLTFAKPEGLEESDEDFQQNIAKDALMLVRIAPEDIKDKNSAELGFGGILAYSKICTHVGCPISLYEQQTHHALCPCHQSTFDLADGARVIFGPAGHPLPQLKITIDEKGFLVATGDFDEPVGPSFWERS encoded by the coding sequence ATGCCTGAAGAGAAGCTGCCGGAGGCGCACGACGCCTCCCAGGGCCACGAGGTCGCCCCCCACAGCGACCCGTTCGCCGACCCGGGCCTGCCGGCCCACGAGCCCCGTCGCACCGACATCGACGAGCGGGCCGCCAAGCGCGCCGAGCGCCAGGTCTCGCTGATGTTCGTCGTGTCGATGCTGGCGACCATCGGGTTCATCGCGTCGTACGTGATCTTCCCGATCGACAAGATCGTCTTCATCTTCCCGATCGGGCACGTCAGCGCGCTGAACTTCGCGCTGGGCCTGACGCTGGGTGTGGCGCTGTTCTGCATCGGCGCGGGTGCGGTCCACTGGGCCCGCACCCTGATGTCGGACCACGAGCTCCCGGCCGAGCGTCACCCGATCGAGGCCGACGACGAGGTCCGCAACGACGTCATCGAGCAGTTCAAGACCGGTGCCGCCGAGTCCGGCTTCGGCCGCCGCAAGATGATCCGCAACACGCTGATCGGCTCGATGGCCCTGGTGCCGCTCTCCGGCGTGGTGCTGCTGCGCGACCTCGGCCCGCTGCCCGAGAAGAAGCTGGATCACACGGGCTGGCAGAAGGCCACCCCGGCCAACCCGATCCCGCTGATCAACATGAACACCAACGAGCCGATGAAGGCCGAGGACATCGTCATCGGCTCGCTCACCTTCGCCAAGCCCGAGGGCCTGGAGGAGTCGGACGAGGACTTCCAGCAGAACATCGCCAAGGACGCCCTGATGCTCGTCCGGATCGCTCCGGAGGACATCAAGGACAAGAACTCGGCGGAGCTGGGCTTCGGCGGCATCCTCGCGTACTCCAAGATCTGCACCCACGTCGGCTGCCCGATCAGCCTGTACGAGCAGCAGACCCACCACGCGCTCTGCCCCTGCCACCAGTCGACCTTCGACCTGGCGGACGGTGCCCGTGTCATCTTCGGCCCGGCCGGTCACCCGCTGCCGCAGCTGAAGATCACCATTGACGAGAAGGGCTTCCTGGTCGCCACCGGCGACTTCGACGAGCCCGTCGGCCCGAGTTTCTGGGAGCGCTCATGA
- a CDS encoding cytochrome b codes for MSSASSVKSDARPSTGSTRDKPANKWEAAADWTDGRLGIYSLAKANLRKIFPDHWSFMLGEIALYTFIIIILTGVYLTLFFKPSMAEVVYHGPYAPLDGIKMSEAYASTMDISFEVRGGLLIRQIHHWAAIVFVASMLVHMMRVFFTGAFRKPREINWVFGFLLLFLGMFDGFMGYSLPDDLLSGTGIRFMEGAILAVPLVGTYGQMFLFGGEFPGTDIVPRFFTIHVLLIPGVMLGLLVAHLILVFYHKHTQWAGPGKTEQNVVGMPLMPVYMAKAGGFFFLVFGMVAAMSAVATVNPIWAYGPYRPDQVSTDAQPDWYMGFSEGLIRIMPGWEIRAWGHTLNMGVFVPLMVFPLVLFAIAAYPFIEGWITGDKREHHILDRPRNAPVRTAVGAAWVSEYLILLIGGGNDLIATHLHLSINDITYFVRVGFFVIPVLVFFITKRWCLGLQRRDKEKVLHGRETGIIKRLPHGEFVEVHAQLPQDKLHKYTAHEQYEPMELPAEVDENGVKRKVGVLTKTRAKLSRGYFGEGNQIPKPTAEEHREITSGHGHH; via the coding sequence ATGAGTTCCGCGAGCAGCGTCAAGAGCGACGCCAGGCCCAGCACCGGGTCCACTCGCGACAAGCCCGCCAACAAGTGGGAGGCGGCAGCCGACTGGACGGACGGCCGGCTGGGGATCTACTCCCTCGCCAAGGCCAACCTCCGCAAGATCTTCCCGGACCACTGGTCCTTCATGCTCGGTGAGATCGCCCTCTACACCTTCATCATCATCATCCTGACGGGCGTCTACCTGACGCTCTTCTTCAAGCCGAGCATGGCGGAGGTCGTCTACCACGGCCCCTACGCCCCGCTCGACGGCATCAAGATGTCCGAGGCCTACGCCTCGACCATGGACATCAGCTTCGAGGTCCGCGGTGGCCTGCTGATCCGTCAGATCCACCACTGGGCCGCGATCGTCTTCGTCGCCTCGATGCTCGTGCACATGATGCGCGTGTTCTTCACCGGCGCGTTCCGCAAGCCCCGCGAGATCAACTGGGTCTTCGGCTTCCTGCTGCTCTTCCTGGGCATGTTCGACGGCTTCATGGGCTACTCGCTCCCGGACGACCTGCTCTCCGGTACGGGTATCCGCTTCATGGAGGGCGCGATCCTCGCCGTCCCGCTGGTGGGCACTTACGGCCAGATGTTCCTGTTCGGCGGGGAGTTCCCCGGCACCGACATCGTGCCGCGGTTCTTCACCATCCACGTGCTGCTCATCCCGGGCGTCATGCTGGGCCTGCTGGTGGCGCACCTGATCCTGGTCTTCTACCACAAGCACACCCAGTGGGCGGGCCCGGGCAAGACCGAGCAGAACGTCGTCGGCATGCCGCTGATGCCGGTCTACATGGCCAAGGCCGGTGGCTTCTTCTTCCTGGTGTTCGGCATGGTCGCCGCGATGTCCGCGGTCGCCACGGTCAACCCGATCTGGGCGTACGGCCCGTACCGCCCCGACCAGGTGTCCACCGACGCCCAGCCGGACTGGTACATGGGCTTCTCCGAGGGCCTGATCCGCATCATGCCGGGCTGGGAGATCCGGGCCTGGGGCCACACCCTCAACATGGGTGTGTTCGTGCCGCTGATGGTCTTCCCGCTGGTGCTGTTCGCGATCGCCGCCTACCCCTTCATCGAGGGCTGGATCACCGGCGACAAGCGCGAGCACCACATCCTGGACCGCCCGCGCAACGCTCCGGTCCGCACCGCGGTCGGCGCGGCCTGGGTCAGCGAGTACCTGATCCTGCTGATCGGTGGTGGCAACGACCTGATCGCCACGCACCTGCACCTGTCGATCAACGACATCACGTACTTCGTGCGGGTCGGCTTCTTCGTGATCCCGGTCCTGGTCTTCTTCATCACCAAGCGCTGGTGCCTCGGCCTGCAGCGCCGCGACAAGGAGAAGGTGCTGCACGGTCGCGAGACCGGCATCATCAAGCGCCTGCCGCACGGTGAGTTCGTCGAGGTCCACGCCCAGCTGCCGCAGGACAAGCTGCACAAGTACACGGCGCACGAGCAGTACGAGCCGATGGAGCTCCCGGCCGAGGTCGACGAGAACGGCGTCAAGCGCAAGGTCGGCGTTCTCACCAAGACCCGCGCCAAGCTCTCCCGCGGCTACTTCGGCGAGGGGAACCAGATCCCCAAGCCGACCGCCGAGGAGCACCGCGAGATCACCAGCGGCCACGGCCACCACTGA
- a CDS encoding GntR family transcriptional regulator, producing the protein MQLSIDHASATPPYEQVRAQIAEQARSGVLPTGLKLPTVRALAEDLGLAPNTVARAYRELEADGVVETHGRRGTLIAAAGDTAHRLAAAAAAEYAERAVRLGVSREDALAAVNGALQLVYGADG; encoded by the coding sequence ATGCAGTTGAGCATCGACCACGCCTCCGCCACTCCCCCGTACGAGCAGGTCCGGGCGCAGATCGCCGAGCAGGCCCGCAGCGGGGTACTGCCCACCGGGCTGAAGCTGCCCACCGTACGGGCGCTCGCCGAGGATCTCGGGCTGGCCCCCAACACGGTGGCCCGGGCCTACCGCGAGCTGGAGGCCGACGGGGTGGTGGAGACCCACGGCCGGCGCGGCACCCTGATCGCCGCCGCCGGGGACACCGCGCACCGGCTGGCCGCCGCCGCGGCCGCGGAGTACGCCGAGCGCGCCGTGCGGCTCGGGGTGTCCAGGGAGGACGCCCTGGCGGCCGTCAACGGCGCGCTGCAGCTGGTCTACGGGGCCGACGGCTGA
- a CDS encoding L,D-transpeptidase: MSGSRGRKSGRAVIAGFLVLSPVAGCSSGGSESALALPESVDAGPLVHISAVGEVDPAQPFTVTAESGSKLTDVTVTGSDGRVVTGKLADDQRTWTSTGRLRAGTHYTVRITADDGKGGRGETTTSFTTVAAKNLLTAELGPDSSGSGVYGVGQPLTVKLSEAVKDPVARQEVEKSLTVVSEPAVTGAWYWVDDKNLHFRPQEYWPANAKIKLSFDRPGARISDGLYVGEPSTRSIRTGDKVEAVVDAGSHQLTYRRNGQVVNTIPVTTGKPGFSTRNGIKVVLGQESVVRMNGETIGISAGSRESYDLEVHWATRVTWSGEYVHAAPWSVASQGVDNVSHGCTGMSTDNAKWFFDQTRIGDIVQVVNSLGPQMEPFGNGFGDWNITWTDWVKHSALAKPVTTAGSTDPGEAAGSLLPEV; encoded by the coding sequence ATGAGTGGCAGTCGAGGTCGTAAGAGTGGGCGGGCGGTCATAGCGGGTTTCCTGGTCCTTTCACCGGTCGCGGGCTGCTCGTCCGGCGGATCGGAGAGCGCACTGGCGCTTCCCGAGTCCGTGGACGCCGGCCCGCTGGTGCACATCTCAGCCGTCGGTGAGGTCGACCCGGCGCAGCCCTTCACCGTTACCGCCGAGTCCGGCAGCAAGCTCACGGACGTCACCGTCACCGGCTCCGACGGCCGCGTGGTGACCGGCAAGCTGGCCGACGACCAGCGGACCTGGACGTCCACCGGCCGGCTCCGGGCGGGCACCCACTACACCGTACGGATCACCGCCGACGACGGGAAGGGCGGCCGCGGCGAGACCACCACGAGCTTCACCACCGTCGCCGCGAAGAACCTGCTCACCGCCGAACTCGGCCCCGACTCCTCCGGCAGCGGCGTCTACGGCGTGGGCCAGCCGCTCACCGTGAAGCTCTCCGAGGCGGTCAAGGACCCCGTGGCCCGGCAGGAGGTCGAAAAGAGCCTGACGGTGGTCTCGGAGCCCGCCGTGACCGGTGCCTGGTACTGGGTGGACGACAAGAACCTGCACTTCCGCCCGCAGGAGTACTGGCCGGCCAACGCGAAGATCAAGCTCAGCTTCGACCGCCCGGGCGCCCGGATATCCGACGGCCTGTACGTGGGGGAGCCCAGCACGCGCTCCATACGCACGGGGGACAAGGTCGAGGCCGTGGTCGACGCCGGCTCGCACCAGCTCACCTACCGCCGCAACGGCCAGGTGGTGAACACCATCCCGGTCACCACCGGCAAGCCCGGGTTCTCCACCCGGAACGGCATCAAGGTGGTGCTCGGCCAGGAGTCCGTCGTCCGGATGAACGGCGAGACCATCGGGATATCGGCGGGCAGCCGGGAGTCGTACGACCTGGAGGTCCACTGGGCCACCCGGGTGACCTGGAGCGGCGAGTACGTGCACGCGGCGCCGTGGTCGGTGGCCTCGCAGGGGGTCGACAACGTCAGCCACGGCTGTACGGGCATGAGCACCGACAACGCGAAGTGGTTCTTCGACCAGACCCGGATCGGCGACATCGTCCAGGTGGTCAACAGCCTCGGCCCGCAGATGGAGCCCTTCGGCAACGGCTTCGGGGACTGGAACATCACCTGGACCGACTGGGTCAAGCACAGCGCCCTCGCCAAGCCCGTCACCACCGCGGGCTCGACGGATCCCGGTGAGGCCGCGGGCAGCCTGCTGCCGGAGGTCTGA